The genomic DNA CAGACCTGACACCGAGACCAACAAACGATGAGGTCTTCGACTTCGCTGATGAGCCAGCCAAGCAGCAACAGCACATCGAACAAGAAGTTGAAGAACCCGTTGCGGACGCGCCTCAGCCCATCCCGGCTCGCATCCCGCTGCCACGCCCCATCTATTTAGACGCCCCCGAAGTTGAGCGAGCAGCACCGGAACCGCTGGAGACACCCCAAGATCCGACACCATCGGCCGATGTGCTGTTATCCGATGGTGTTTCAAGCCAGTACCAAGACAAAATTAGCGAGAAAGCAAACACCCGGCTGGATTTGGATAAAGTACTCAACCGCCGGCGCGCAATCTAACATCTATGGTTGTTCTCACCGGTGGGTTCGGCCCGTTTAGTGCCACCCAACTCACCGGAGTGCTTGAAGCCGTTGTCGCCCAACGCCGACAGCGGCTCCAGCATGCCGTCTTGCACGATGTCCAACACCGCGCAGGTCACTACTATGCCATCGTCGAGGTGCACAGCCAACCTCCACACGGGCCCGTCACCCAGGCGTATTACGGCATCACCACCGCGACTGTTGCACCGCAGGCCACCGGGTATCACACCTCAATCGGGACCAGCACTCTGTTTGTCTGGCAACATCCTGCCGATCCGGTACTGCGCGGATTAGGGTTAGCCGCCACCCCGGCTCAAGTACAACGGCATTTCGCCCCGCACCTCGAACTCAATGCCCTGCACACGGTGATCTACCGGCCCATGAACCGAGCCGTCTTTCGAGCTCGGTTTGCACCACAGCGGCCCGGCGAGCTCGGCCAGACCCTTTTTCTCAAAGTCTTACGTGCCGGGGAAGCCAGCTCGCTATATGCCTTACACGAGCTGTTAGCTTCCGCCGGAGTGCCGGTCGTTGAGCCGGTCGCCATACCGGTCCAAGACGTGTTACCGCTGGCGGGCGGCCACGGTATGCCCCTGGGAGAATACATTCGCACCGAAGGTGTGCACAACCGATTCGACCCAGAAGAACTGGTCGAGATATTGGACCGCCTGCCGCCCGAAGTACTGCAATTGCCACACCGACCTTCCTGGGCAGACCGCCACCAGGAATTCATCCACGCAGCCCTGGCAGCGATGCCAGCACATCACGACCGGCTGTACCGACTCGGGGCACGACTGGAACACGCCCATAACCGGTTAGAGCTGGGGCCGATCGTGCCCACGCACGGGGACCTGTACGAGGCTCACCTGCTGGTAGATCCGGTGAGCGGCCGGGTGCAGCACATCTTAGATGTCGATGGGGCAGGGCCGGGTTACCGAGTGGATGATTTCGCGTGCCTGGTGGGCCATCTGGCGGTGCTGGGCCCCGAGGACCATACCGCGTGGGGTTGGCAAGCAGCGTTGCGCACCTTCCGACAATTATCAGCCCACACCAATCCCGCCACACTGGCGGTGCGAGCGGCTGCAGTCGTGATCAGCTTGCTGCCCACGTACCAGCCCGACGAGGCCACGCGCCACCGGGCGCTCACCTACGTGAGCATTGCTGAAGCCCTACTCGAGTTGGCTTAGTCTTCGAAAAAGTCATCGTCGAGAAAGTCGTGTTCAGTCTTCGAAGATTTTTCGACTTTGATGCGCTCAGCGGCTAACTTCACCCGATCTGACTCGTCGAAGTCGCCCTGACCGCGCAGTGCCGTCGCCAACCCAAGCAATGCTGCTTTGCGAAGCTGCGGTTCGATCCCGTCCGACTCAGCAATCGTCGTGAACAAGGTGGTGGCTTCTACCCAGCTCTGGTTTTCAATCAGAATTTTGCCGGCCAACAATTCGCAACCGTGACCCATGGCAAGCTCGGCTTCATCTTCGAACATGTCCGCGGCGGTCAGTGCCGTCGCAACCGCTTTTTTCGTTTTGCCGAGCATGGCATATGCCCGAGCTTTTTGCCGGGTCAGATCCGCGGCAACGTAGCGTACATCGTCGTTGCCTGCCAACTGGATCGCCTCATCGTATAGATCCAAACCTTCGGGCTTGTTCTGGGCACACAGCAGCCTGGCTAATTCGCGCAAGCCTTGGGTTTCAATGGCCGGGTCCTCCGAGGCGCGAGCCATCTCAATCGCCTGACGTAGGAGCTCTTCGGCTTCCGGATAGACCGAGGAATCTTCGGTCTCAGCCAATTTCATGGCTGCCGCAAGACTGGTCCTGGCGGCTTCCATCACGCGGTCTACCTTCAAAAACGCATCGATGGCGTCACGCCAATGCTTGGTCGCATCGGTATAGCGCTCTTGACGACACACCGCGTTGCCCAGATCGATCAACGCATGAGCTAAGACGTGGTGATTTCCAGCCAGTCGTTCGCGGGTCACCAATCCGCTGAGCACATCTTCGGCTTCGGAGACTTCTCCGGCATCAAGGAGTTGATGCCCCAGAGCAGCGACCAAACCGGAGGTCTCGTCAACCTCACCCTGTTCAGCTTGATGGACGGCCACTTTCCAAGCCAACACGGACAACTGGTGGCGTTCGACGCGACGAGCGACCGAGGCAACCAGGGAGGCAGCAGAGGCGGCACCGGGGCGTATCTGCAGCCGGGCATATAATTCCAACGCGCGCATCCCGAAGGTGGCTGATTGGGCCATCTCATTGCGGTGGTGGGCGATGACCGCTTGCATCATCCACATGGCAGCGCGCACGGCTCGGTTGCAGCCAGCATCTAAAATTGTTTTGGACAGTTCATCGGCTTCGTCGACTTCGTCGTTCATGAACTTCAGGTGCGTCAGGAACATCTCGGTATTGGCTAATGATCCGGCGGAGAGTCGATAACCTGCCGCTGCCCGGCGGCGCTGTAACGCGACAGCCTCTTCAATGAGCTCAAGCGCTTCATCGGCTCGCATTTGGCTCATCTGATGTACCGCCAGCCCGATGAGCACATCGGCTAACACGGTGTCGATGCTGTCGTTAGCGCGCTCTTGATCGGCCACCCCGGAGAGCACAGTCGAGGCGAAGCCATCGGCCTCGGCAAAAAGCAGTGAACCCAATTGTTCTTCCATCTCCGCCTGGTGCGTCTGGCCCAAGGAACGCAGGAGCTCGGTGCGCTTGTGGATCGCGTGTTGGGTGGCCTCTTCATCTTCGAGTTTGTGATGCACCGATGCGAGGAGACGGTACAGCCCGAGTTTGACCTCGGGTCCGGTGCCGGCACTTGCCAGCCCATGTGTAGCACACGCTAAGGCTCTTTCCAGGTCATCAGCGTATGCTGCTTCGTGGGCCAAATCTAGCCAGCCGCGTGCAGTGTGCGCGGTTTCCTGGTGCAGATCAACGCTAGAAGGTCCATCGGTCAGTAATGCCCGAAGTTTCGGTTCGACCATGGACGGTAGATCGGATTGGCTGTCAGATCCCTCAAATTCAGCCGAAGACGTCGAGAACTCCATGTGTGCCAGTCTAGTGATCCCTTCGAGCCGGTTGCGACCGCTAGACTGAGAAAATATGGATTTTCAGTGGCGACCGGCGTCTTATGCGCTAATTACGAAAAAGGATGAAGTTTTGCTGAGTCTGTGGGAAAGCTCAGTTGGCTCATTCTGGACCCTTCCCGGCGGGGGCATCGAATACGAGGAACAACCCGAGGCTGCCTGCGTGCGAGAAGTCTGGGAAGAAACCGGCTATAACGTTGAATTAACCCGCTTTTTATCAGTGTCCACGCATGTGGTGCCGCTGGAAAAACGGGTCCCCGGGAAGGTGCTTCCGCTGCAAATTCTGCGCCTGTTATACACCGCCGAAATTGTCTCCGGAACCTTGCGTCCAGAGGTCGGTGGGTCCTCCACTGACGCCGGTTGGTTCCCAATCAGCCAGCTGCATAATCGCACCATAACCAAGGGGCACCGGGTTTCGGAATGGGTCCTCGAGGCGCTGGAAACCGCAGCCTCGCTCGACGCCCCTGCCCAGGACCAGTGACCCAGCCATGGTGAAAATCCCACGAGTACTTATCGCAGGCTGCGCTACTGCCGCGCTGGTCTTGACCAGTTGTGCGGGGGAGCAGGACGTAGACGCCACGAGCCTGACGATTGTCACTACCGAATCTAGCTTGGATCATGCCATGGCACTTGCCGTGGCCGACTACGTGGCAGAGCAGTCTATTGAAGTCGATCTCGAACAGCATCACGAACCCGATGACGTCTTTGCTGCACTAGAAGCAGATGCCCAGACTGCAGATGATCATGCGCGGATCGGGGTCGTCACTGCCCACCAAGACCCCACGATGGAAGAAAACCCACTGCGCGTGCCTGAGAGTCTTGAAATCGTCACCCAAGCGCCCGCAGAACTGGGCTTGGTCCCAGCCACCTCGACGGTTACAGCAGCACGATTCCAGCTGCACCAAGATGAGGCGGCCGACCAGCCGTTGGCACCAGCGTGCGACCAACAAACTTGGCTTCATGTTCATACCCCCGAACATGAGGTTGCCGCCACCGCGAGTGCACTGGCTGATCTGGGGTGTGAACCGGAGTTTGCGGCAGCACCACCGGAAGATACCGAATCCTATGCGGCGTTGGCAGAAAAGCTCATCGTCGAAGACGACACGGTCGCGCTGCTGTATAGCATCGATCCGATGATTCCCGATCAGGGGCTCGCCACACTCGATGTGGTGACCGATCAGTGGCCACACAGCAATGTGATCGCTGTAGCGGATCCTGAGGTGGAAGACCCGCTCACCGATCACATCGCGACAGTCCTGGATGCGTTAGATAGCGATGCGGCGACCGATTTGTTGCGCGGTTACCACAATGCCCACACGTCATCATCGGACCTCGTCTACGATGTGGAACACGCGATCCGCTACTGGTTAGCCGCCCGCGGCTTAGCTGAACAAAACACTGTGAGCGATATCTCTACTGACAATGATTAGTTGTCATCTACAATCGAGCTACACTCGAAGGCTTTCAGGAGGACCCAGGTGCCGACCACTTCTACTTACCGCGATATTCGCCAGTCATCAAAGTTACTCAACGTTCGTTACGACGTCCGCGGTCCCATCCTGGAAGAAGCACAACGCTTAGAAGCCGCCGGGCAACGTATTATGCGGTTGAATATCGGCAACCCGGCACCCTTTGGGTTCGAAGCACCAAGCGAGATCCTCAAAGATATGATCGCCAATCTGCCAGAGGCCCAAGGTTATTCGGATTCGAAGGGGATCACCCCGGCGCGTCGGGCGGTATCGCAGTACTACGAAACCGCAGGCATCATGGACATCCGCAGCGATGATGTGTTCATCGGCAACGGTGTGTCCGAAATGATCTCCATGGTGCTCCAGGCTCTGCTGGATGATGGCGATGAGGTGCTCATCCCGGCACCGGATTACCCACTGTGGACGGGCGCTACGACGCTATCCGGTGGTAATGCGGTGCACTACCGGTGTGTGGAAGAAGAAGGCTGGACCCCAGACCTCGAACACATTGAATCCCGAGTCTCCGAACGTACCAAAGCCATTGTCATTATCAATCCGAATAACCCCACGGGTGCGGTGTATTCGCGTGAGACCCTCGAAGGCATTTTCGAGATAGCGCGACGTTACGGGCTGGTCGTACTGTCGGATGAGATTTATGAAAAAATCCTGTACGAAGATGCCGAGCACATTCACGCGGCATCGATTGCTGACGATGTCCTGGTGTTAACGTTTTCCGGGCTGTCCAAGGCCTACCGGGTGGCCGGTTACCGTGCTGGCTGGGTGGCCGTGTCGGGTGCCAAGCACCGCGCGACCGACTTTTTAGAAGGCTTGACTCTGCTGGCCAATATGCGGATGTGTTCCAATGTGCCAGCCCAGCACGTAATCCAAACAGCCCTGGGTGGGTACCAGTCGATCAACGACTTGATTTTGCCCGGTGGACGCCTATTGGAGCAGCGCAACCTGGCAACCCAGATGCTTCGGGAGATCCCGGGTGTTTCGGTGCAAGAGGCTCAGGGCGCGTTGTATCTCTTCCCGAAACTTGACCCTGAGGTTTACCCGATTAACGATGACGAAAGTTTTGTCATCGAATTGCTGCGTCAACAACGCATTCTGGTCTCCCATGGGCGCGCCTTCAATTATCCCGACACCGATCACTTCCGGTTGGTCACACTACCGTCGGTCCATGAACTGACCGAAGGTATTGAACGCATCGGCGCATTCTTAGCCGACTATCGCAACCGCTACGCCTAACAGCGCATTAGCTTTCGGCTGGTTCAGCCGGTTCGGTCTGGGCGCGTACTTCTTCCAGACGCGTCCGGGCGCCATCGAGCCAGGCTTCACACCGGCGTGCTAGGGCTTCCCCGCGCTCCCACAGGGCCAAGGATTCTTCTAAGCCTGCGCCACCGGCTTCCAACCGTTCCACGGTTTGGATGAGTTCGGTACGAGCTTGCTCATAGGTCATGGTGTCGACGTCGGAGACATCAGCCGAGGAGAATCCTTCAACGGCGGGTTGGTTTTGTGGTTGTTCAGTCACGAGTCTTACTCCTGGGTCGTTTCGGTTACGGAGGTGGCAGTTGCGGTCAGTCGGCCGGCTGCTACCAAAATATCAAGTTTGTCGCCCACCGTGACCTGCCCGGCGTTGCGCAGGATCGCATCATCGTGTTGGACGACGGCATATCCACGGTTGAGCGTCTGCTGGGGCGACAGCGATCGGACGCGAGCTTGGAGCTGACCGACATGATCGGTGGCACGATGCAATTGATGGGCAAACGTTGAGCGGATTCGAGCCAGAAGTTGTCTGACTTCATCTCGCCGAGCGGTGATCATGGTTTCGGGCTGCGCCAGCACCGGCCGGGAGCGTAGCTGTTGGATCTGGTGGGCTTGCACATCGACTAGGCGTTGCACTGCCTGGGCCATGCGCAGTCGAACATCTGAGATCCCGGCGCGTTCCATCGCGGCATCGGGCACGATGGTTTTCGCCGCATCGGTGGGAGTTGATGCCCGGAAGTCTGCCACGTCGTCCAAGACCGGCCGGTCAGCTTCGTGACCGATCGCAGACACCACCGGAGTTCGCACCCCAGAAACAGCACGGATCAGCGCCTCATCGGAAAACGGCAAAATGACCTCTTCTAAGGCGCCGCCACCACGGGCTATGACAATCACATCGACGGCTGGGTTCTGATCCAAGGCGTACAACGCGGCAGTGACTTCGGAGCTGACCTGTGGGCCCTGCATAGCGGCGTGGAAGACTTCAAATTCTGCCGCAGGCCAGCGTAACCACACGTTGCGCTGCACGTCGTGCATCGCATCTGAGTCTCGTCCGGTGATCAGTCCGATCCGATTGGGCAGCATCGGCAAGGGTTTTTTGCGTTCGGGTGCGAACAGGCCCTCTTCCGCCAGGGCTCGTCGCAGTCGTTCAACCCGGGCTAACAGCTCGCCGATCCCCACCGGGCGCATGTCATTGACGATCATGGTCAATCGACCGGTTTTGGTATAGAAGTTCGGTTTGACTAAGGCGACCACACGGGCGCCTTCTTTAATCGATGGGTCGAGCGTTTGGGCGGTGCGGGACCATGCGACCACCGGCAGGGACATTTCAACATCCAGGTCGCGTAGGGTCATCCAGGCGTGACCGCGGCTGACGCGATGTTCGATCAGTTGGCCTTCGACCCAGGTGGGGGAGACGCGTTCGATGTACTGTTTGAGGTTGTCAGACAGCCGCGACAAGGGCCACGGGTTCTCGGGCGTGGTGTCTGCGGCTTGTTGTGGTTGCGCAGTACCGGACGTGTGTTCAGACATCTGTTCCACCTACACTAGTTTTTGACCACCATGATGATGTCACACATCGGACAATGTGAAGAAAGCGGGATTCACGGATGCGTAACTTCTTGGCCGTTGTGCTTGCCATTCTTGCTGGCTTGACGACGGTTGTTGGGTTAGTTTCTTGGCGGCTCAGCGACCTTGTCCATGAACCGGAGCCTGTCCAAGAGATTCTAGGCTCCGGCGAGGCCGCAGAAGATTTCAAATCAGCGGTTCCCGACGCGCTGGGCAATATGACGGTGGGCGCAACCGGCGTGGCTGCGGTGGATGAGACCATTAATCGTGCGGTCAGCGAAGCCAGTGGCCAAGTCGTTGCTGCTGACGGCTTTGACCAGGCTTGGCAGGAGTCCCTCGAAGCCACCCGGCTCGGTTGGGCCGATGATATCAATACGTTGCGTTCCCAGCTCAACGCCGGCGAATCGATTCCGGAAAATTCCACCGCAGCCCAACTGGACCTGCGCCTGGAGCCGATCGTGGGGCTGGTGGTGTCGATGATCGAGGATGCGCTGTCTACTATTCCAGGGGTCGATGCATCCTTGGACATGGAGTCCGATATTGATGCCACGGTGCCCACCTCAATCCCTCCGGTGTCCGTTTTGACGGCTGAACAGGTGGTGGTAGCCGAAGAGGTGATGACGTTGTGGCCGGCCATGCTAGCCCTGGCAGTGTTACTGTTCGTCATGGCACTGGTCGTGGCCTCACCGGGAAGCCGCTGGATCGTGTGGTTACTGACCGGATTACTGGTGGCACTAGGTGGGGTGCTGGTCAAAGTCGGGTACACCCTGATGCAGAACCAGCTGTTGGATAGCACCGATGACGCTTCGCAGTTGGCCCTGTTGCGCCCCTTGTTGCGAGCCGTGCAGGATTGGGCGGATCCGCAACTCATCGTGCTCATCGCGGTTGGGGTGGGCCTGACCTTATTGGGCATTTTGGGCGGGTTCATTTCCTCACACCGACGGCGCTAAGCGCGGTAGCGAACTGCAGACTGCCCCTCGGGCGCGTTGACGTGTGTCTCGGGCCCACCGGGTACGACATCCGTGTTCTGAGCCGAGACGGCTCGCCAATATGGGCCTTGATCGTCCCTCAGGCGAGTGACAACGAATGTGAAGATCGTACGCCGGTCTCCGGCGGTCTGACCATCGGGGGTGTTCTGGCCGGTTACCGTCACCCGGGCGTGGACCACCGCGTGATCCTCACCGAGCATGCGGATCTCGGTTCTTCCCACACTCATGTGCGACTGGCCGAAGATATGGTCAAAACCAAATTGATGCGCTTGGCGGATTTGTGTTCTATTGGACCACCACAGTCCGGTGACGTTAACAAAATGGGCATCTTCGACAAATAACTCAGCCAGAGCATCAGCATCGTGGGCGTTCCAGACCTGCTGGAAGCCTGTGATGATCGACTTGGGCGACTGCCGATGCATCGTACTACTCCGTTTCTTTGAAGTTGGTCACCGTATCGATGTCAGCCTGGAGTTCAGGGGCGGTGACATCGCGGGTGCTTTGTTGAATCGGTTCGCCCACCTGGATGGTTTCTAGTGAGGCGTCGAGTTCCTCGAGGCGGCGGGCCGAGGGCAACACGCGACCCTCCAGGGTGGCCATCATGGAGTTGAACCGAGTCACTGTTGTATTAATAGATTTGCCCAATGAGTCGAGTCTGCGGCCCATCAGACCTAACCGTTCGTACAGCTCCCGGGCCGAGGCGAAGACAGTGCGCGCGTTATCGACCAAATTTTCCTGCTGCCAGGCGTAGGCGACCGATTTCAAGGTGGCCAGCAGCGAGACCGGTGACACCAGTGCGACACCCTGACTAAAGGAGTAGTCCAGTAACTGGGCATCGGCTTCGAGCGCCGCAGCAAGATGGGATTCAGCCGGCAGAAACAGCAGCACCAGATCGGGTGTGTTATCCAGGGCGTTCCAGTACTT from Enteractinococcus fodinae includes the following:
- the xseA gene encoding exodeoxyribonuclease VII large subunit, which encodes MSEHTSGTAQPQQAADTTPENPWPLSRLSDNLKQYIERVSPTWVEGQLIEHRVSRGHAWMTLRDLDVEMSLPVVAWSRTAQTLDPSIKEGARVVALVKPNFYTKTGRLTMIVNDMRPVGIGELLARVERLRRALAEEGLFAPERKKPLPMLPNRIGLITGRDSDAMHDVQRNVWLRWPAAEFEVFHAAMQGPQVSSEVTAALYALDQNPAVDVIVIARGGGALEEVILPFSDEALIRAVSGVRTPVVSAIGHEADRPVLDDVADFRASTPTDAAKTIVPDAAMERAGISDVRLRMAQAVQRLVDVQAHQIQQLRSRPVLAQPETMITARRDEVRQLLARIRSTFAHQLHRATDHVGQLQARVRSLSPQQTLNRGYAVVQHDDAILRNAGQVTVGDKLDILVAAGRLTATATSVTETTQE
- a CDS encoding ATP-binding protein, encoding MEFSTSSAEFEGSDSQSDLPSMVEPKLRALLTDGPSSVDLHQETAHTARGWLDLAHEAAYADDLERALACATHGLASAGTGPEVKLGLYRLLASVHHKLEDEEATQHAIHKRTELLRSLGQTHQAEMEEQLGSLLFAEADGFASTVLSGVADQERANDSIDTVLADVLIGLAVHQMSQMRADEALELIEEAVALQRRRAAAGYRLSAGSLANTEMFLTHLKFMNDEVDEADELSKTILDAGCNRAVRAAMWMMQAVIAHHRNEMAQSATFGMRALELYARLQIRPGAASAASLVASVARRVERHQLSVLAWKVAVHQAEQGEVDETSGLVAALGHQLLDAGEVSEAEDVLSGLVTRERLAGNHHVLAHALIDLGNAVCRQERYTDATKHWRDAIDAFLKVDRVMEAARTSLAAAMKLAETEDSSVYPEAEELLRQAIEMARASEDPAIETQGLRELARLLCAQNKPEGLDLYDEAIQLAGNDDVRYVAADLTRQKARAYAMLGKTKKAVATALTAADMFEDEAELAMGHGCELLAGKILIENQSWVEATTLFTTIAESDGIEPQLRKAALLGLATALRGQGDFDESDRVKLAAERIKVEKSSKTEHDFLDDDFFED
- a CDS encoding exodeoxyribonuclease VII small subunit, which produces MTEQPQNQPAVEGFSSADVSDVDTMTYEQARTELIQTVERLEAGGAGLEESLALWERGEALARRCEAWLDGARTRLEEVRAQTEPAEPAES
- a CDS encoding NUDIX hydrolase, whose translation is MDFQWRPASYALITKKDEVLLSLWESSVGSFWTLPGGGIEYEEQPEAACVREVWEETGYNVELTRFLSVSTHVVPLEKRVPGKVLPLQILRLLYTAEIVSGTLRPEVGGSSTDAGWFPISQLHNRTITKGHRVSEWVLEALETAASLDAPAQDQ
- a CDS encoding pyridoxal phosphate-dependent aminotransferase, with the translated sequence MPTTSTYRDIRQSSKLLNVRYDVRGPILEEAQRLEAAGQRIMRLNIGNPAPFGFEAPSEILKDMIANLPEAQGYSDSKGITPARRAVSQYYETAGIMDIRSDDVFIGNGVSEMISMVLQALLDDGDEVLIPAPDYPLWTGATTLSGGNAVHYRCVEEEGWTPDLEHIESRVSERTKAIVIINPNNPTGAVYSRETLEGIFEIARRYGLVVLSDEIYEKILYEDAEHIHAASIADDVLVLTFSGLSKAYRVAGYRAGWVAVSGAKHRATDFLEGLTLLANMRMCSNVPAQHVIQTALGGYQSINDLILPGGRLLEQRNLATQMLREIPGVSVQEAQGALYLFPKLDPEVYPINDDESFVIELLRQQRILVSHGRAFNYPDTDHFRLVTLPSVHELTEGIERIGAFLADYRNRYA
- a CDS encoding YybH family protein; amino-acid sequence: MHRQSPKSIITGFQQVWNAHDADALAELFVEDAHFVNVTGLWWSNRTQIRQAHQFGFDHIFGQSHMSVGRTEIRMLGEDHAVVHARVTVTGQNTPDGQTAGDRRTIFTFVVTRLRDDQGPYWRAVSAQNTDVVPGGPETHVNAPEGQSAVRYRA
- a CDS encoding aminoglycoside phosphotransferase family protein, whose product is MVVLTGGFGPFSATQLTGVLEAVVAQRRQRLQHAVLHDVQHRAGHYYAIVEVHSQPPHGPVTQAYYGITTATVAPQATGYHTSIGTSTLFVWQHPADPVLRGLGLAATPAQVQRHFAPHLELNALHTVIYRPMNRAVFRARFAPQRPGELGQTLFLKVLRAGEASSLYALHELLASAGVPVVEPVAIPVQDVLPLAGGHGMPLGEYIRTEGVHNRFDPEELVEILDRLPPEVLQLPHRPSWADRHQEFIHAALAAMPAHHDRLYRLGARLEHAHNRLELGPIVPTHGDLYEAHLLVDPVSGRVQHILDVDGAGPGYRVDDFACLVGHLAVLGPEDHTAWGWQAALRTFRQLSAHTNPATLAVRAAAVVISLLPTYQPDEATRHRALTYVSIAEALLELA